In a genomic window of Lacrimispora sp. BS-2:
- a CDS encoding ATP-binding protein, giving the protein MMTEISLNILDVAENSTRAGAALVTILVSVDSAADKLIATIKDNGCGMTKEQVHQVTDPFFTTRKTRKVGLGIPFFKYAAESTGGSFSIESEPGTGTVVTAVFGLSHIDRMPLGDINSTIETLITCHPDTDFLYIYRYNQASFELDTRNFREILGDIPFDTPEVSVYIKEYLSENKLETDGGAAI; this is encoded by the coding sequence ATGATGACAGAGATTTCTTTAAATATTCTGGATGTGGCGGAAAACTCCACACGGGCAGGGGCTGCCCTGGTTACCATTCTTGTATCCGTTGATTCTGCGGCAGATAAGCTGATTGCCACCATTAAAGACAACGGCTGCGGCATGACAAAGGAACAGGTACATCAGGTGACCGATCCCTTTTTTACCACCAGAAAAACCAGAAAGGTGGGCCTTGGCATTCCGTTTTTCAAATATGCGGCGGAAAGCACAGGCGGAAGTTTTTCCATTGAGTCAGAGCCGGGAACCGGAACAGTGGTAACCGCTGTTTTTGGACTATCCCATATCGACCGCATGCCCCTTGGTGATATAAACAGTACCATTGAAACCCTTATCACCTGTCATCCGGACACAGACTTTCTCTATATCTATCGTTACAACCAAGCGTCATTTGAGCTGGATACCAGAAACTTCCGCGAGATTTTAGGAGATATCCCCTTTGATACCCCAGAAGTATCGGTTTACATAAAGGAATATCTCAGTGAAAACAAATTGGAAACAGACGGAGGCGCGGCCATTTAG
- a CDS encoding class I SAM-dependent rRNA methyltransferase, with the protein MESATVRLKKGEGRSLKAGGLWIYDNEIDTITGDYTNGDMVSVEDFDGYFLGHGFINTNSKLTVRIMSRKKDTTINESFLEMRVRNAWEYRKATVDTSSCRLIFGEADFLPGIVVDKFDDVLVVESLALGIDRLKPVILEKLKKVLEEDGIKIRGVYERSDAKVRLQEGMERFKGFIGPSFDTKVEITENGVKYLVDVQEGQKTGFFLDQKYNRLAIQRLCKDKRVLDCFTHTGSFALNAGIAGAREVLGVDASELGVAQAKENAALNGLSDRVDFQCADVFELLPRLEKEGETFDVVILDPPAFTKSRNSVKNAVKGYREINLRGMKLVRDGGYLATCSCSHFMTPELFTKTIREAAANVHKRLRQVEYRTQAADHPILWAGDETSYYLKFYIFQVCDEK; encoded by the coding sequence ATGGAATCAGCAACCGTAAGATTAAAAAAAGGAGAAGGCCGTTCATTAAAAGCCGGCGGCCTGTGGATCTATGATAATGAAATCGATACCATCACCGGTGATTATACCAACGGTGATATGGTATCTGTAGAGGACTTTGACGGCTATTTCCTGGGCCATGGCTTCATCAATACCAATTCTAAGTTAACTGTCCGCATCATGTCCCGGAAAAAAGATACAACAATAAACGAAAGCTTCCTTGAAATGCGGGTCCGCAACGCCTGGGAATACCGCAAAGCCACTGTGGATACCTCCAGCTGCCGTCTCATCTTCGGTGAGGCCGACTTCCTTCCCGGCATCGTGGTGGACAAGTTCGACGATGTCCTTGTAGTGGAATCCCTGGCCCTTGGCATTGACCGGTTAAAGCCTGTAATTCTGGAAAAGCTGAAAAAGGTTCTGGAAGAAGACGGAATAAAAATCCGTGGTGTTTACGAGAGAAGCGACGCCAAGGTCCGCCTCCAGGAGGGCATGGAGCGCTTTAAGGGCTTCATCGGACCTTCCTTTGACACGAAAGTGGAAATCACAGAAAATGGTGTTAAATACCTGGTTGACGTCCAGGAAGGCCAGAAGACCGGATTTTTCCTTGACCAGAAATACAACCGTCTTGCCATTCAGCGCTTATGTAAGGACAAGCGGGTCTTAGACTGCTTTACTCACACCGGTTCCTTTGCTTTAAATGCCGGCATTGCCGGAGCCAGGGAGGTCCTTGGCGTGGATGCCTCTGAGCTTGGTGTCGCCCAGGCAAAAGAAAATGCTGCATTAAACGGCCTGTCTGACCGGGTAGATTTTCAGTGTGCCGATGTTTTTGAACTTCTTCCCAGGCTGGAAAAAGAAGGGGAAACCTTTGATGTGGTGATTCTGGATCCTCCTGCCTTCACCAAATCCAGGAACTCCGTGAAAAATGCGGTAAAAGGCTACCGTGAAATCAATCTTCGCGGCATGAAACTGGTCAGGGACGGCGGTTATTTAGCCACCTGCTCCTGCTCCCATTTCATGACCCCCGAACTTTTCACCAAAACCATCCGGGAGGCAGCCGCTAACGTCCACAAACGGCTCCGCCAGGTAGAATACCGGACACAGGCAGCGGATCATCCCATTCTGTGGGCAGGCGATGAAACCTCTTATTACCTGAAATTTTATATTTTTCAGGTTTGTGATGAGAAATAA
- a CDS encoding NAD(P)H-dependent oxidoreductase subunit E codes for MKTLEELKAIREKMQGQVSMRGEDHGRTRILVGMATCGIASGARPVLNTLSNLVQENQMTDRFSVTQTGCIGLCQYEPIVEILEPGKEKVTYIKMTPEKAEEVYKEHLLGGHIVQNYTLASADIK; via the coding sequence ATGAAGACTCTTGAAGAATTAAAAGCAATTCGAGAAAAGATGCAGGGTCAGGTCAGCATGCGCGGTGAAGACCACGGACGCACACGCATTCTGGTGGGCATGGCTACATGCGGAATTGCCAGCGGTGCAAGACCTGTTCTTAATACATTGTCAAACCTGGTTCAGGAAAACCAGATGACAGACCGTTTTTCCGTTACCCAGACCGGATGCATCGGCTTATGCCAGTATGAACCCATCGTTGAGATTCTGGAACCTGGAAAAGAAAAAGTTACTTATATCAAGATGACCCCTGAAAAAGCAGAAGAAGTTTATAAAGAGCATTTACTGGGTGGCCATATTGTTCAAAACTACACGTTGGCTTCAGCTGACATCAAATAA
- a CDS encoding GntR family transcriptional regulator, translating into MYYCINRLVQQYNNTKGGGIMIWKLTDDRPIWIQLVDQLTLRIVSGVYASGAAVPTVRALAGEAGVNPNTMQRALAELESRGLVETRRTAGRLVTEDLSLIRSVREELAYGRMEEFLASMRALGYTDEQTRQLLAAWDKKEEHL; encoded by the coding sequence TTGTATTATTGTATTAACCGATTAGTACAACAATACAATAATACAAAAGGAGGCGGTATTATGATCTGGAAACTGACCGATGACCGGCCGATTTGGATACAACTTGTTGATCAGCTCACTTTGCGCATCGTATCCGGCGTATATGCTTCCGGCGCGGCTGTGCCAACGGTACGGGCCCTGGCCGGCGAGGCGGGGGTTAATCCCAACACGATGCAGCGTGCGCTGGCAGAGTTAGAGAGCAGGGGGCTGGTGGAAACGCGCCGCACAGCAGGGCGGCTGGTTACAGAGGATTTATCACTTATCCGCAGTGTGCGGGAGGAGCTTGCCTATGGGCGAATGGAGGAATTTCTTGCGTCCATGCGTGCCCTGGGCTATACCGATGAACAAACCCGCCAGCTGCTTGCAGCATGGGATAAAAAGGAGGAACATTTATGA
- the nuoF gene encoding NADH-quinone oxidoreductase subunit NuoF, which translates to MYRSHVLVCGGTGCTSSGSQQIMVKLRDELKKQELDQEVSVVQTGCHGLCALGPIMIIYPDATFYAMVKEDDIAEIVSEHLLKGRPVERLLYDETVTPAGIKALSDTDFYKKQHRIALRNCGVINPEEIEEYIGTGGYQALGKVLTEMAPDEVIQTLLDSGLRGRGGAGFPTGLKWKLASQNDADQKYVCCNADEGDPGAFMDRSVLEGDPHALLEAMTIAGYAIGASQGYIYVRAEYPIAVQRLKIAIDQAREMELLGDDIFGSGFSFNIDLRLGAGAFVCGEETALMVSIEGNRGEPRPRPPFPAQKGLFGKPTILNNVETYANIPQIILNGAEWFASMGTEKSKGTKVFALGGKIHNTGLVEVPMGTTLREIIEEIGGGIPNGKKFKAAQTGGPSGGCIPMEHYDIPIDYDNLISIGSMMGSGGLIVMDETDCMVDIAKFFLEFTVEESCGKCTPCRIGTKRMLEILEKITKGQAKLEDLDRLEELCYYIKENSACGLGQTAPNPVLSTLKFFRDEYNAHIIGKTCPAGVCKALLSYHIDAEKCKGCTLCARNCPVNAISGSVKNPHVIDPEKCIKCGVCMEKCKFDAVYKK; encoded by the coding sequence ATGTATCGTTCACATGTATTAGTTTGCGGCGGCACAGGGTGTACTTCCTCCGGAAGCCAGCAGATTATGGTTAAATTAAGAGATGAGTTAAAGAAACAGGAATTGGATCAGGAAGTATCCGTTGTACAGACCGGCTGCCACGGCCTTTGCGCTTTAGGCCCGATCATGATCATTTATCCGGATGCCACCTTCTATGCAATGGTAAAAGAAGATGATATTGCAGAAATCGTATCCGAGCACTTATTAAAAGGACGTCCGGTGGAAAGACTTCTTTATGATGAGACAGTGACTCCGGCCGGCATTAAGGCTTTAAGCGATACGGACTTCTATAAGAAGCAGCACAGAATTGCTCTGCGCAACTGCGGTGTCATCAACCCGGAAGAAATCGAAGAATACATTGGTACCGGCGGATATCAGGCCCTTGGTAAGGTTCTTACCGAGATGGCTCCGGACGAAGTGATCCAGACTCTCTTAGACAGTGGATTAAGAGGGCGGGGCGGCGCAGGTTTCCCTACCGGCCTCAAATGGAAGCTGGCCAGTCAAAACGATGCGGACCAGAAGTATGTCTGTTGTAACGCAGACGAGGGTGATCCAGGCGCATTTATGGACCGTTCCGTATTAGAGGGTGATCCTCATGCCCTATTGGAGGCTATGACCATTGCCGGCTACGCAATCGGAGCTTCCCAGGGTTACATTTACGTGCGTGCAGAGTATCCGATCGCCGTACAGCGTTTAAAAATTGCCATTGACCAGGCCAGAGAGATGGAGCTTTTAGGCGACGATATCTTTGGATCAGGCTTCTCCTTTAATATTGACCTTCGTTTAGGTGCCGGTGCATTCGTATGCGGCGAAGAAACCGCCCTTATGGTTTCCATCGAAGGCAACCGCGGAGAGCCAAGGCCACGTCCTCCGTTCCCAGCGCAGAAAGGTTTATTCGGCAAGCCAACCATCTTAAATAATGTTGAAACTTATGCAAATATTCCGCAGATCATATTAAACGGAGCAGAATGGTTTGCTTCCATGGGTACTGAGAAATCCAAGGGAACAAAGGTATTCGCTTTAGGCGGAAAGATCCATAACACCGGACTGGTAGAAGTTCCTATGGGAACTACTCTCCGTGAGATCATCGAAGAAATCGGCGGCGGCATTCCAAACGGCAAAAAGTTCAAGGCTGCCCAGACCGGCGGACCATCCGGCGGCTGTATCCCAATGGAACATTACGATATTCCTATTGATTACGACAACCTGATATCAATCGGCTCCATGATGGGTTCCGGCGGTCTGATCGTAATGGATGAAACCGACTGTATGGTTGATATCGCAAAATTCTTCCTGGAATTCACCGTAGAAGAATCCTGCGGAAAATGTACGCCATGCCGTATCGGTACAAAGCGAATGCTGGAAATCCTCGAAAAGATCACCAAGGGACAGGCCAAACTGGAAGATTTAGACCGTCTGGAAGAGTTGTGCTACTATATAAAAGAAAACTCTGCCTGCGGACTGGGCCAGACAGCGCCAAACCCGGTTCTGTCAACCCTTAAGTTCTTCCGCGACGAATATAATGCCCATATTATCGGCAAGACATGTCCGGCTGGTGTGTGCAAGGCGCTTCTCTCCTACCATATTGATGCTGAGAAATGTAAGGGCTGTACCCTTTGTGCCAGAAACTGTCCGGTTAACGCCATCTCCGGTTCCGTTAAGAACCCACATGTCATTGATCCTGAGAAGTGCATCAAGTGCGGCGTATGTATGGAGAAATGTAAGTTTGACGCTGTCTACAAGAAATAA
- a CDS encoding PHP domain-containing protein — protein MMNLTYDLHIHSCLSPCGDDDMTPANIVGMAALKGLDVIAVTDHNSCKNCPAVLHFAKEYGIVALPGMEVCTSEEVHAVCLFSDLEKAMEFDAFVYERLMAFPNNEEIFGKQQIYNKEDVLCGTVPNLLINSVDISFDRLWGLARSYGGVMFPAHIDKSANSLISNLGFVPPDSQFATAEVKDLKKLHELRKNNPYLEGCRIISNSDAHYLEDIHEPGLTIQAEEKSMEAVVRALLHH, from the coding sequence ATGATGAACTTAACCTATGATCTTCATATTCATTCTTGCTTATCACCGTGCGGGGATGATGATATGACACCGGCAAATATTGTGGGAATGGCCGCCTTAAAAGGACTTGACGTGATCGCGGTGACGGATCACAATTCTTGCAAAAATTGTCCGGCTGTACTGCATTTTGCAAAGGAATACGGGATTGTTGCCCTGCCGGGTATGGAGGTCTGTACATCGGAGGAGGTACATGCGGTATGTCTGTTTTCTGATCTTGAAAAGGCCATGGAGTTTGATGCGTTCGTCTATGAACGGCTGATGGCATTTCCCAATAATGAGGAAATATTTGGAAAGCAGCAGATATATAATAAGGAAGATGTCCTATGCGGAACAGTGCCAAATCTTCTTATTAACAGTGTGGACATCTCTTTTGACCGGTTATGGGGTCTGGCCCGGTCTTATGGAGGCGTCATGTTTCCGGCTCATATTGACAAATCCGCCAACAGCCTGATCTCCAACTTAGGCTTTGTGCCTCCTGACAGTCAGTTTGCCACGGCGGAGGTAAAAGACCTTAAAAAGCTTCATGAACTTAGGAAAAACAACCCTTATCTGGAGGGCTGCCGGATCATCAGCAATTCTGATGCCCATTATTTGGAGGACATTCATGAGCCTGGGCTGACAATCCAGGCAGAAGAAAAAAGCATGGAGGCAGTGGTCCGGGCGCTTTTGCATCATTAG
- a CDS encoding NAD(P)H-dependent oxidoreductase subunit E, protein MACKKQGVQFNGTKEQEAALKEAIALLRDTKGSLMPIMQKAQEIYGYLPIEVQTIISDETGIPLEKIYGVATFYAQFALQPKGKYQISVCLGTACYVKGSGDIFHKIEEILGITNGECTPDGKYSLDSCRCVGACGLAPVMMVNGEVYGRLTADDVPDILAKYE, encoded by the coding sequence ATGGCTTGTAAAAAACAAGGCGTCCAGTTTAATGGGACAAAGGAGCAGGAAGCTGCTTTAAAAGAAGCAATCGCCCTGCTAAGAGACACAAAGGGATCTCTCATGCCTATCATGCAAAAGGCACAGGAGATTTATGGCTATCTTCCAATTGAAGTCCAGACCATAATTTCTGATGAAACGGGCATACCGCTTGAGAAAATTTATGGTGTTGCAACATTCTATGCCCAGTTCGCACTTCAGCCAAAGGGCAAGTACCAGATATCCGTCTGTCTTGGAACTGCATGTTATGTAAAGGGTTCCGGAGACATCTTCCATAAGATTGAAGAAATCCTTGGAATTACCAACGGTGAATGCACACCGGATGGAAAGTACTCCCTTGATTCCTGCCGCTGTGTAGGTGCCTGCGGCCTGGCTCCCGTCATGATGGTGAACGGAGAGGTCTACGGCAGGCTGACCGCTGACGATGTTCCTGATATTCTTGCTAAGTACGAATAA
- a CDS encoding ABC transporter ATP-binding protein: MNQELITARGLTKIYGSKPALDHIDLTVGRGRIVGLLGPNGSGKTTFIKLLCGLLQPTSGTLEINGNVPGVETKTVISYLPDRMYFADWMKACDLTDFFADFYIDFDRTKALEMFGALGIRPSDRLKTMSKGTKEKVQLALIMSRKAQLYLLDEPIGGVDPAARDFILNTILTNYNENGTVMLSTHLISDIERVLDEAIFLQNGKVVRHDTVDNIREQEGKSVDQLFREIFAYGS, from the coding sequence ATGAATCAGGAACTCATTACTGCGCGCGGCCTGACTAAAATTTACGGCTCAAAGCCCGCGCTGGACCATATTGATCTGACGGTAGGACGTGGCCGCATTGTCGGCCTTCTGGGTCCAAACGGCTCAGGCAAGACCACCTTTATCAAGCTATTATGCGGACTCTTGCAGCCCACATCCGGTACGCTGGAGATAAACGGCAATGTCCCCGGCGTGGAGACCAAGACAGTTATTTCTTACCTGCCGGACCGCATGTATTTTGCCGACTGGATGAAGGCCTGTGACCTGACCGACTTTTTTGCCGATTTTTATATAGATTTTGACCGTACAAAGGCATTGGAAATGTTCGGGGCTCTTGGCATCCGGCCAAGTGACCGGCTAAAGACCATGTCTAAGGGGACGAAAGAAAAGGTGCAGCTTGCACTCATCATGAGCCGTAAGGCGCAGCTTTATCTGCTTGACGAACCGATCGGCGGCGTTGACCCGGCTGCACGTGACTTCATCCTGAATACGATTCTGACCAACTATAACGAAAATGGCACGGTTATGCTGTCCACACACCTGATTTCTGACATTGAGCGTGTGCTGGATGAGGCTATTTTCCTGCAAAACGGCAAGGTTGTGCGCCACGATACCGTGGATAACATCCGTGAACAGGAAGGCAAGTCAGTGGATCAGCTGTTCCGCGAAATCTTCGCGTACGGAAGCTGA
- a CDS encoding DRTGG domain-containing protein, which translates to MTVKDVRDILGARVLAGEDHLDEEVRSACGSDMMSDVLAFSKDHSVLLTGLCNPQVIRTAEMLDIVCIVFVRGKMPDESMLLMAEERGLIILSTGHRMFSACGMLYEAGLHGGAVS; encoded by the coding sequence ATGACAGTAAAAGATGTGAGAGATATACTTGGTGCCCGGGTGCTGGCAGGAGAGGACCATCTGGATGAGGAGGTCCGGAGTGCCTGCGGATCTGATATGATGAGCGATGTTCTGGCGTTTTCCAAGGATCATTCAGTTCTTCTTACGGGACTTTGCAATCCCCAGGTGATCCGTACGGCGGAGATGCTTGACATTGTCTGTATCGTGTTTGTCAGAGGCAAGATGCCGGATGAGTCAATGCTTTTGATGGCGGAGGAGCGGGGTCTCATTATTCTGTCTACCGGGCACCGCATGTTCTCGGCCTGTGGCATGCTTTATGAGGCAGGGCTCCATGGAGGTGCTGTTTCATGA
- a CDS encoding DUF4430 domain-containing protein, with translation MNKFKRLSPFLGGCAAIAVLALLLVVYTLTKPVPMAGPKSISIEVVYDNGVTDHYQITTEAQFLSEALKSIPNLQIDGTTSEELGLMVTTINGKRADYKKDSAYWALLCNGEPCNYGVSQQAIKDGERYTFQYTLSSEETKKS, from the coding sequence ATGAATAAGTTTAAAAGGCTTTCTCCCTTTTTGGGAGGCTGCGCCGCCATTGCGGTCCTGGCACTTCTGTTGGTCGTATATACCCTGACAAAACCGGTTCCAATGGCCGGGCCAAAAAGCATTTCCATTGAAGTGGTATATGATAACGGAGTTACGGACCATTACCAGATAACTACAGAAGCGCAGTTTCTCTCAGAAGCGCTAAAATCCATACCAAACCTTCAAATCGATGGAACCACTTCCGAAGAACTTGGCCTGATGGTCACTACAATTAATGGAAAACGGGCAGACTACAAAAAGGACAGCGCTTACTGGGCTCTTCTCTGCAACGGAGAACCTTGCAATTATGGAGTGAGCCAGCAGGCCATCAAGGATGGAGAGCGCTATACCTTTCAATACACCCTGTCCTCTGAGGAAACAAAAAAATCATGA
- a CDS encoding ATP-binding protein yields MTDMITFHYRISPDDFTRAGEASSDVKSKLKKMGVTPEAVRKVAIAMYEGEINMVIHAHGGEITVNITPDRIEMILADVGPGIPDIGLAMQAGYSTAPDAVRSLGFGAGMGLPNMKKYSDEMEIDTVIGKGTTICMVVYI; encoded by the coding sequence ATGACGGATATGATAACGTTTCACTACAGGATTTCTCCTGATGATTTTACAAGGGCGGGAGAAGCCAGCAGTGATGTAAAGAGTAAGCTGAAAAAGATGGGGGTCACCCCGGAAGCTGTGCGCAAGGTGGCCATTGCCATGTATGAAGGGGAGATCAACATGGTAATCCACGCGCATGGAGGAGAAATAACCGTTAACATAACTCCGGACCGGATCGAGATGATCCTGGCTGATGTGGGCCCCGGAATACCGGATATCGGTTTAGCCATGCAGGCAGGATATTCCACTGCGCCGGACGCGGTGCGTTCCCTGGGCTTTGGAGCCGGAATGGGGCTTCCGAATATGAAAAAGTATTCGGATGAGATGGAGATCGATACGGTAATCGGAAAAGGAACGACCATTTGTATGGTGGTGTATATATGA
- a CDS encoding [Fe-Fe] hydrogenase large subunit C-terminal domain-containing protein — MDKFYHSVRLDEELCMGCINCIKRCPTQAIRVRNGKAQINSKFCIDCGECIRVCPHHAKHATYDKLEAMKQYEYTVALPPPSLYSQFNNLDDVNIVLNALLMMGFDDVFEVSAAAELVSEATREYLSENPDKLPAISTACPSVVRLIRVRFPNLIPNLLPLIPPVEVAAILAARKAMEKTGLERDKIGIIFISPCPSKVTYVKSPLGTEHSEVDKVFAIKDLYPQLLPCMKAVGDDPPEIGTSGKIGVSWGRSGGEASGLFTEDYLAADGIENVIRVLEDMEDQKFTNLKFVELSACNGGCVGGVLTVENPYVAEVKLKRLRKYMPVARNHMHAEAEELVKWTKAVQYEPVFNLGETMMESFARLNQVERLLKKLPGLDCGSCGAPTCKALAEDIVRGEAVESDCVYFLRDNVHKLSEEVSRLAAGIVEGDRDSYEKFKVMTKYIERISDEMTQLDRKEGRKRNDGKRID; from the coding sequence GTGGATAAATTTTATCATTCCGTAAGGCTTGACGAGGAGCTTTGCATGGGGTGCATCAACTGCATCAAGCGGTGCCCTACCCAGGCCATCAGGGTGAGAAACGGGAAGGCACAGATCAACAGTAAATTCTGCATTGACTGCGGCGAGTGCATCAGGGTATGTCCTCACCATGCAAAACATGCCACATATGACAAGCTGGAGGCTATGAAACAGTATGAATATACGGTAGCATTGCCGCCGCCATCCCTGTACAGCCAGTTTAATAATCTGGATGATGTGAATATTGTCTTAAATGCCCTTCTCATGATGGGATTTGATGATGTATTTGAAGTAAGTGCCGCGGCGGAGCTGGTAAGCGAGGCAACCAGGGAGTATTTAAGTGAAAATCCGGACAAACTTCCGGCCATCAGCACCGCCTGCCCTTCTGTGGTGAGGCTCATCCGGGTCCGGTTTCCAAACCTGATTCCAAATCTGCTGCCCTTAATTCCTCCGGTGGAGGTGGCTGCCATTCTTGCGGCCAGGAAAGCCATGGAAAAAACCGGACTTGAAAGGGATAAGATCGGAATCATTTTCATTTCCCCCTGTCCCTCCAAGGTCACCTATGTAAAGTCCCCTCTGGGTACGGAGCACAGTGAGGTGGATAAGGTATTTGCCATAAAGGATTTATATCCCCAGCTTTTGCCCTGCATGAAGGCGGTGGGAGATGATCCGCCGGAGATCGGGACCTCAGGTAAAATCGGAGTCAGCTGGGGGCGCAGCGGCGGAGAGGCAAGCGGCCTGTTTACTGAAGATTACCTGGCAGCAGACGGCATTGAAAATGTTATCCGGGTCCTTGAGGATATGGAGGACCAGAAATTTACGAATCTGAAATTTGTGGAGCTGAGCGCCTGCAACGGCGGCTGCGTGGGCGGTGTGCTCACGGTGGAAAACCCGTATGTAGCAGAGGTAAAGCTGAAACGGCTCCGGAAGTACATGCCTGTGGCAAGAAACCATATGCATGCAGAGGCAGAGGAACTGGTGAAGTGGACCAAGGCGGTTCAATATGAACCGGTGTTTAATTTAGGTGAGACCATGATGGAAAGCTTTGCACGGCTTAACCAGGTGGAAAGACTTTTAAAGAAGCTTCCCGGCTTAGACTGCGGCTCCTGTGGGGCGCCCACCTGCAAGGCCCTTGCTGAGGACATCGTGCGGGGAGAGGCAGTGGAATCGGACTGCGTCTATTTCCTCAGGGACAATGTGCATAAGCTGTCGGAGGAGGTTTCCAGACTGGCGGCCGGTATCGTGGAAGGCGACAGGGACAGTTATGAGAAATTCAAAGTCATGACAAAGTACATTGAGAGAATTTCTGATGAAATGACTCAGCTTGACAGAAAAGAGGGGAGAAAACGAAATGACGGTAAAAGAATTGATTGA
- a CDS encoding polysaccharide deacetylase family protein, producing MKKLLQWGFGLMTVALVTAFVPATPFPSMADEAASGQEATEVRNGWIDENLGPGVARWVDGDGNISEQPGKQEEDGTGGESQSSVETQDANAGTAAEGQQEAASEESQEQAQTGRQIDPSRPMVALTFDDGPFAPVGNQIMDCLAQYGGKATFFVVGSRVSSYGAELQRMVAEGHEIGNHTYEHKNLTKLSGAQIQSQINLCNDAVQAASGVKPALVRTPGGAKNGTVLANVHAPVIMWSIDTRDWKTRNASKTVNAVMSQVRDGDIVLMHELYSQSGAAALEIIPRLTEAGYQLVTVSEMAALRGGVAPGGVYFHFYP from the coding sequence ATGAAAAAACTATTACAATGGGGCTTCGGCCTGATGACCGTGGCACTTGTGACAGCGTTCGTACCAGCGACACCGTTTCCTTCCATGGCGGATGAAGCGGCGTCGGGCCAGGAGGCAACGGAAGTACGGAATGGCTGGATAGATGAAAACCTGGGCCCTGGTGTAGCCAGGTGGGTAGATGGAGATGGAAATATTTCAGAGCAGCCGGGAAAGCAGGAGGAAGACGGGACTGGTGGTGAGAGCCAAAGCAGCGTGGAAACCCAGGACGCAAATGCCGGAACTGCAGCAGAGGGGCAGCAGGAAGCCGCTTCAGAGGAAAGCCAGGAGCAGGCGCAGACAGGACGCCAGATCGACCCTTCAAGGCCCATGGTAGCTCTGACCTTTGATGACGGGCCTTTTGCTCCCGTGGGAAATCAGATTATGGATTGTCTGGCCCAGTACGGTGGAAAGGCCACGTTTTTCGTGGTAGGCAGCCGGGTTTCCTCTTATGGGGCGGAACTGCAGCGCATGGTTGCGGAAGGGCATGAAATCGGCAATCACACTTATGAGCACAAAAATCTGACCAAATTAAGCGGAGCCCAGATCCAGAGTCAGATCAACCTTTGCAATGACGCGGTACAAGCTGCCAGCGGCGTTAAGCCTGCCCTGGTAAGAACACCGGGAGGAGCCAAAAATGGCACGGTTCTTGCAAATGTACATGCTCCTGTGATTATGTGGAGCATTGATACACGGGACTGGAAGACGCGGAATGCTAGTAAGACGGTAAATGCGGTAATGAGCCAGGTGCGGGATGGGGATATCGTTCTGATGCATGAGCTTTATTCCCAGAGCGGAGCGGCTGCCCTTGAAATTATTCCCAGACTTACAGAGGCAGGTTACCAGCTTGTCACGGTAAGCGAGATGGCCGCGCTCCGGGGAGGAGTTGCCCCAGGCGGAGTTTATTTTCACTTTTATCCATAA